From Nymphaea colorata isolate Beijing-Zhang1983 chromosome 6, ASM883128v2, whole genome shotgun sequence, a single genomic window includes:
- the LOC116255634 gene encoding uncharacterized protein LOC116255634 — MADYEQEQEMEIEALQAILMDDIEEIDPNVSGLNTDNRCFQITLVPHDDDADEATSVPVRLALVFSHTSKYPDEPPLLKVKSLQGVKPDDLKILQEKLEQEASENLGMAMVYTLATSAKEWLSEFYGQSTAVEETEENDSAKEDIIIPHGEHVTVETFMAWRDRFEAELALERAKLIPDSELTAPKEKKLTGRQWFESGKHTMKAAASAEVSEEEEDEDIEFDDDDFEDDDEEDMLEHYLSEKAEIAPQGSRK; from the exons ACTATGAACAAGAGCAGGAAATGGAGATTGAAGCACTGCAAGCCATACTTATGGATGACATAGAAG AAATTGATCCTAATGTCAGTGGACTTAACACCGACAACCGATGCTTCCAAATTACATTGGTCCCACAT GATGATGACGCAGATGAAGCTACATCTGTTCCAG TTCGACTTGCTTTGGTTTTTTCCCATACTTCCAAGTATCCAGATGAACCACCTCTTTTGAAGGTGAAAAG TTTACAGGGTGTAAAGCCAGATGATCTGAAGATTTTACAGGAGAAGCTTGAACAAGAG GCATCTGAGAACCTTGGTATGGCAATGGTGTATACACTTGCAACGTCAGCTAAAGAGTGGTTGAGTGAATTCTATGGTCAAAGTACAGCGGTTGAGGAAACGGAGGAGAACGACTCTGCGAAAGAGGAT ataATCATACCACATGGAGAGCATGTCACGGTTGAAACTTTTATGGCATGGAGAGATAGATTTGAAGCAGAATTGGCTCTTGAGCGTGCCAA ATTGATTCCAGATTCAGAGCTCACAGCTCCAAAGGAGAAGAAACTTACAGGCAGGCAATGGTTTGAAAGTGGAAAACACACCATG AAAGCAGCTGCATCTGCTGAAGTctcagaggaagaagaagatgaagatattgaatttgatgatgatgattttgaAG atgatgatgaagaagacatGCTTGAGCATTATCTCTCAGAGAAGGCAGAGATAGCACCACAGGGCTCTAGAAAATAA
- the LOC116255556 gene encoding 40S ribosomal protein S15a-5: MGRRILNEALSKLVNAERRGKATVQLQPVSILMASFLDVMKQRGYIRNYEVSDIHRVGKIDVELHGRITDCRALTYRQDLKAKFIEKYTERALPTRQWGYVVITTPNGVLDHEEAVKQNVGGQVLGYFY, from the exons ATGGGAAGGAGAATACTGAATGAGGCGCTGAGCAAGCTGGTGAATGCAGAGAGGAGAGGAAAAGCCACTGTCCAACTTCAACCTGTCTCTATTCTCATGGCCTCCTTCCTCGACGTCATGAAGCAACGAG GTTACATAAGGAACTATGAAGTTTCTGATATTCATCGTGTTGGAAAGATCGATGTGGAACTGCACGGACGAATAACTGACTGTCGGGCTCTTACATATAGGCAAGACTTAAAGGCTAAGTTTATTGAGAAGTATACAGAACGTGCACTTCCAACACGCCAG TGGGGATATGTTGTGATTACAACTCCTAATGGTGTCTTGGATCACGAGGAAGCAGTCAAACAAAATGTAGGTGGCCAGGTTCTCGGATACTTCTATTGA
- the LOC116256522 gene encoding DEAD-box ATP-dependent RNA helicase 15-like, with protein sequence MGEARDNDNYQEELIDYEEEEELAADAVATKGAGESAKKGYVGIHSSGFRDFLLKPELLRAIVDCGFEHPSEVQHECIPQAILGMDVICQAKSGMGKTAVFVLSTLQQIEPVAGQVAALVLCHTRELAYQICNEFERFSTYLTDIKVAVFYGGVNIKIHKDLLKNECPHIVVGTPGRILALARDRDLALKNVRHFILDECDKMLESLDMRRDVQEIFKMTPHDKQVMMFSATLSKEIRPVCKKFMQDPMEIYVDDEAKLTLHGLVQHYIKLSELEKNRKLNDLLDALDFNQVVIFVKSVSRAAELNKLLVECNFPSICIHSGMSQEERLTRYKGFKEGHKRILVATDLVGRGIDIERVNIVINYDMPDSADTYLHRVGRAGRFGTKGLAITFVSSASDSDVLNQVQERFEVDIKELPEEIDSSTYMQS encoded by the exons ATGGGGGAAGCAAGAGACAACGACAACTACCAGGAGGAGCTCATCGATtatgaggaggaagaagagttGGCTGCTGACGCCGTCGCCACCAAGGGCGCTGGAGAATCGGCGAAGAA AGGTTATGTTGGCATCCATAGTTCAGGATTTCGAGACTTCCTATTGAAACCAGAGCTTCTTCGAGCTATAGTAGATTGTGGGTTTGAACATCCTTCCGAAG TGCAACACGAGTGCATCCCGCAGGCGATTCTAGGAATGGATGTTATCTGCCAAGCAAAGTCTGGGATGGGGAAAACTGCTGTCTTCGTTCTGTCAACCTTGCAGCAGATTGAGCCAGTTGCAGGTCAAGTTGCAGCACTTGTTTTATGCCATACGAGGGAGTTGGCTTACCAG ATCTGCAATGAGTTTGAAAGATTCAGCACATACCTGACAGATATTAAGGTGGCTGTATTTTATGGTGGTGTGAACATCAAAATACACAAAGATCTATTGAAAAATGAGTGCCCACACATTGTTGTTGGCACACCCGGGAGAATTTTGGCTCTGGCTAGGGATAGGGACCTTGCTTTGAAGAATGTGAGGCACTTCATTCTTGATGAATGTGACAAAATGCTCGAGTCACTTG ATATGCGGAGAGACGTGCAAGAGATCTTCAAGATGACCCCTCATGATAAACAAGTGATGATGTTTTCTGCAACACTCAGCAAAGAAATCCGCCCTGTTTGCAAGAAGTTTATGCAAGAT CCAATGGAAATTTATGTGGATGATGAAGCCAAGTTGACACTCCACGGTCTTGTTCAG CATTACATAAAGTTGAGCGAATTGGAAAAGAACCGCAAGTTGAATGACCTCCTAGATGCATTGGATTTCAATCAAGTTGTTATCTTTGTGAAAAGTGTTAGCAGAGCAGCTGAACTTAACAAATTGCTTGTGGAGTGCAATTTCCCTTCCATTTGCATTCATTCTGGCATGTCTCAGGAAGAGAG ATTGACGAGGTACAAAGGCTTCAAAGAGGGTCACAAAAGGATTCTTGTTGCGACTGATCTGGTTGGCAGGGGCATAGATATTGAGCGCGTGAACATTGTAATCAACTATGATATGCCTGACTCTGCAGACACATACCTACACAGG GTTGGCAGAGCTGGCCGGTTTGGCACAAAGGGTCTTGCAATCACTTTTGTATCCTCAGCCTCTGATTCTGATGTTCTAAATCAG GTCCAAGAAAGGTTTGAAGTAGATATAAAGGAGTTGCCAGAGGAAATCGATAGTTCAACATATA TGCAATCGTGA